The following proteins are encoded in a genomic region of Hyla sarda isolate aHylSar1 chromosome 3, aHylSar1.hap1, whole genome shotgun sequence:
- the LOC130360667 gene encoding zinc finger CCCH domain-containing protein 18-like has translation MGAGAPAPSHASSSAEEIPDTPIATARVPIRPQGAPVLPGDPQQPPVLGCSSVDPPYEDACDNLGPQPDDLPPLDASASSPLLFIDNMRQVSQPPRDRVLSRSEGRSRPRRSRSSSRGSGRSGWSRSVGSCRHHRRCSRRESRSRVRSRRSRSSRWRSPSSSGRSSYRSGSRERRSRRREGRRHHSRSPRRASRGGSRPRAVSDPAPVPVADPAPVPATDPVPPPVVPAPTVSGFSEDVSGCCVGRAPLPPIGLGPAEQRLIPLVESSLAASTWAGHDVQRTMVYFLGHSYFHRAAQRADCRPGGRSLGCGNVEPHWRGIPVFFICKSQLA, from the exons ATGGGTGCTGGTGCCCCTGCTCCCTCTCATGCCTCTTCCTCTGCTGAGGAAATACCCGATACCCCAATTGCCACGGCCCGTGTTCCCATTAGACCCCAGGGTGCTCCTGTACTGCCTGGGGATCCTCAGCAGCCACCTGTCCTAGGGTGTAGTAGCGTTGATCCTCCTTATGAGGATGCTTGTGATAATTTGGGGCCCCAACCTGATGATCTGCCACCTTTAGATGCCTCAGCTAGTTCCCCTTTGCTTTTTATTGATAATATGCGGCAAGTCAGTCAGCCACCGCGTGACCGAGTACTTAGTAGGTCAGAGGGCCGTTCCCGTCCAAGACGGTCGCGGTCGTCCTCACGGGGATCTGGCCGCTCCGGTTGGAGCAGATCTGTTGGGTCCTGTAGACATCACCGCAGGTGTTCCCGCCGGGAGTCTAGGAGTAGAGTGCGCTCCCGTAGGTCCCGCTCGTCTCGGTGGCGGTCTCCTTCATCATCTGGTCGCAGCTCGTATCGCTCAGGGAGTCGGGAGCGTCGCTCTCGCAGGCGCGAGGGGCGGAGACATCATTCAAGGTCCCCGAGGCGGGCTTCCCGCGGTGGCAGTCGGCCCCGTGCGGTGTCTGATCCAGCTCCTGTGCCGGTTGCTGATCCAGCTCCTGTTCCTGCAACGGATCCGGTCCCACCTCCTGTTGTTCCTGCGCCGACCG TTTCAGGATTTTCGGAGGATGTGTCCGGATGCTGCGTTGGAAGGGCTCCCTTGCCCCCCATTGGTCTGGGCCCTGCCGAGCAACGTCTGATTCCACTGGTGGAATCGTCGCTGGCGGCATCTACATGGGCGGGACATG aTGTGCAAAGGACGATGGTTTATTTCCTGGGCCACTCTTATTTCCACCGGGCCGCGCAGAGAGCTGATTGCCGGCCGGGTGGGAGATCGTTGGGATGCGGCAATGTTGAGCCTCACTGGAGGGGGATCCCAG TTTTCTTTATATGCAAGTCACAGCTGGCCTGA